The following are from one region of the Treponema denticola genome:
- a CDS encoding 16S rRNA (uracil(1498)-N(3))-methyltransferase yields MNIVLFSDDDCINPDCINGGCVFYKNDKSINNCFVFYKDDERYLHIKKILHLKEGDVFKAGIINGKIGEALIYHLSEEKILFSFCPNKPDKNLDNTAAGKIESETLPLPPIKIILGFPRPIQLRRILRDAASLGFAEIVLCGTELGERSYLKSNLSSPEEIKKYLLDGISQAGQTLLPAFSFCNSVKEVLKDLKAASFKGSKVLLDIGDFPSLSTFRMTKGESILIAIGSERGWTQNERDTFFSEGFISYSMGKRILRTETALTSALSVLLANNGFWE; encoded by the coding sequence AAATCCCGATTGTATAAACGGCGGCTGTGTTTTTTACAAAAACGATAAAAGCATAAACAACTGCTTTGTCTTTTATAAAGATGATGAACGCTATCTTCACATAAAAAAGATTCTGCACTTAAAAGAAGGTGATGTTTTTAAGGCCGGAATCATAAACGGAAAAATAGGCGAAGCTCTTATCTATCACCTTTCAGAAGAAAAAATCCTTTTTTCTTTTTGCCCGAATAAGCCCGATAAAAACTTAGATAACACAGCTGCCGGTAAAATTGAGAGTGAAACTCTGCCCCTTCCGCCCATAAAAATAATTCTGGGCTTTCCCCGCCCCATTCAGTTGAGGCGTATCCTTCGGGATGCGGCAAGTTTGGGCTTTGCCGAAATCGTACTATGCGGTACGGAATTGGGAGAGCGTTCCTATTTAAAATCGAATCTTTCAAGCCCCGAAGAAATAAAAAAATATCTTTTAGACGGTATCTCGCAAGCCGGCCAGACCTTGCTGCCGGCCTTTTCTTTTTGTAATTCGGTAAAAGAAGTCTTAAAAGATTTAAAGGCCGCCTCGTTCAAAGGCAGCAAGGTACTCCTCGACATAGGCGATTTTCCCTCCCTTTCAACATTTAGAATGACAAAGGGTGAAAGCATTCTTATTGCAATCGGAAGCGAGAGAGGGTGGACTCAAAACGAAAGGGATACTTTTTTTTCCGAAGGTTTTATTTCTTATTCTATGGGAAAGCGCATCTTGCGCACCGAAACAGCCCTTACTTCCGCCTTGTCCGTTCTTCTTGCAAACAACGGTTTTTGGGAATAG